A genomic stretch from Scatophagus argus isolate fScaArg1 chromosome 19, fScaArg1.pri, whole genome shotgun sequence includes:
- the rnf8 gene encoding E3 ubiquitin-protein ligase rnf8 isoform X2: METVTTDASAAEEDECSDSEVLCLMRVGRNSDWLRLFGSTEVTIGRGVDVTYQLLSPTCPLMISRLHCTFKQREDGQWTVTDKKSLNGVWVNGNRIPAEEAHQLRLGDSIQLGVPVIGTKVEFDYILVQRTLKDIKPFLAKGHRDVAKAAHVFKKPKRKLTVEEVEPSTSKPKLYRCSSADKSFAKPCPLSPVKRQQRLSHSQPAETGTSSVQEVDQPSDGSSTLCDMDNLQMYSQNILMLKEQVDDTQRQVASLGGEPQRADPLREEQVRELQGQLEALRAKMHRMETLKKSFSETKRQLEAQKTKQQEDLMKKQLEEALQEQKKVIDELALSRQAFEEILLAKNKELEVTKEEKEKARAQKEEVVTQVTEVLENELQCIICSELFIEAVILNCAHSFCCHCIKQWRKKKDECPICRQAIQSQTRCLALDNCINSMVENLSLDMKARRQTLISERKEKQACDQDVICSAASAQVMVIDDDDSSRSSSSSSSGSDSDSDSDGSMVSIDSSLSSVVSVDTDSSIQLNSSPPYSGYSDESVDEFED; this comes from the exons ATGGAAACTGTAACGACGGATGCGTCTGCGGCTGAGGAGGACGAATGTTCAGACTCAGAGGTTTTATGTTTGATGAGAGTCGGCAGAAATTCAGACTGGCTCCGTCTGTTCGGAAGCACCGAG GTCACCATTGGACGTGGTGTGGATGTAACCTACCAGCTGTTGTCTCCAACTTGTCCCCTGATGATCTCCAGGCTGCACTGTACTTTCAAACAAAGAGAAGATGGCCAGTGGACTGTGACAGACAAGAAG AGTCTCAatggtgtgtgggtaaatgGAAATCGCATACCTGCTGAAGAAGCCCATCAGCTGAGGCTTGGAGATTCCATACAGCTTGGGGTTCCTGTAATTGGAACCAAAGTGGAATTTGACTATATCCTCGTTCAGCGGACCCTCAAAGACATTAAACCGTTTCTGGCAAAGGGACATAGAGACGTTGCTAAAGCAGCCCATGTTTTCAAGAAGCCCAAGCGAAAGTTGACCGTGGAAGAAGTCGAGCCGTCTACCTCAAAGCCCAAGCTTTATCGCTGCTCTTCGGCAGACAAGTCGTTTGCAAAGCCCTGCCCTCTGTCGCCAGTGAAACGCCAGCAGAGGCTCAGTCACAGCCAGCCAGCGGAAACTGGAACCAGCAGTGTCCAGGAGGTGGACCAGCCGTCAGATGGCTCCAGCACTCTGTGTGACATGGACAACCTGCAGAT GTACAGCCAGAACATCCTGATGCTGAAGGAGCAGGTGGACGACACCCAGAGACAGGTGGCCTCGCTGGGTGGAGAGCCTCAGAGGGCTGATCCACTCAGAGAGGAGCAGGTCAGGGAGCTGCAGGGTCAGCTGGAGGCGCTCAGAGCCAAGATGCACCGCATGGAGACGTTAAAAAAGTCCTTCAGTGAAACTAAAAGACAGCTGGAG gcacagaaaacaaagcaacaagAGGATCTTATGAAAAAACAGTTGGAAGAAGCCTTACAAGAG CAAAAGAAAGTAATAGATGAGCTGGCCCTTTCCCGGCAAGCCTTTGAAGAGATTCTCTTGGCCAAAAACAAAGAACTGGAAGTGACAAAG gaggagaaagaaaaggcaagaGCCCAAAAAGAGGAAGTAGTCACACAAGTGACTGAAGTTCTGGAAAACGAGCTTCAGTGCATCATCTGCTCCGAGCTCTTCATTGAG GCAGTCATTCTGAACTGCGCTCACAGCTTCTGCTGTCACTGCATTAAGCAGTGGCGCAAAAAGAAAGACGAGTGTCCCATCTGCAGACAGGCCATTCAGTCCCAGACCCGCTGCCTGGCCCTGGACAACTGCATCAACAGCATGGTGGAAAATCTGAGCCTGGACATGAAGGCGAGGCGGCAGACGCTCATCTCtgagaggaaag AGAAGCAAGCTTGTGACCAAGATGTCATCTGCTCAG CTGCCTCCGCTCAGGTGATGGTGATCGATGATGAcgacagcagcaggagcagcagcagcagcagcagcggcagtgacagtgacagtgacagtgacggCAGCATGGTGTCCATAGACAGTAGTCTCAGCTCTGTGGTCTCCGTGGACACAGACAGTAGCATCCAGTTGAACTCCAGCCCGCCCTACAGTGGTTACTCTGATGAAAGTGTTGATGAGTTTGAGGATTAG
- the rnf8 gene encoding E3 ubiquitin-protein ligase rnf8 isoform X1: METVTTDASAAEEDECSDSEVLCLMRVGRNSDWLRLFGSTEVTIGRGVDVTYQLLSPTCPLMISRLHCTFKQREDGQWTVTDKKSLNGVWVNGNRIPAEEAHQLRLGDSIQLGVPVIGTKVEFDYILVQRTLKDIKPFLAKGHRDVAKAAHVFKKPKRKLTVEEVEPSTSKPKLYRCSSADKSFAKPCPLSPVKRQQRLSHSQPAETGTSSVQEVDQPSDGSSTLCDMDNLQMYSQNILMLKEQVDDTQRQVASLGGEPQRADPLREEQVRELQGQLEALRAKMHRMETLKKSFSETKRQLEAQKTKQQEDLMKKQLEEALQEQKKVIDELALSRQAFEEILLAKNKELEVTKEEKEKARAQKEEVVTQVTEVLENELQCIICSELFIEAVILNCAHSFCCHCIKQWRKKKDECPICRQAIQSQTRCLALDNCINSMVENLSLDMKARRQTLISERKEKQACDQDVICSAAASAQVMVIDDDDSSRSSSSSSSGSDSDSDSDGSMVSIDSSLSSVVSVDTDSSIQLNSSPPYSGYSDESVDEFED, encoded by the exons ATGGAAACTGTAACGACGGATGCGTCTGCGGCTGAGGAGGACGAATGTTCAGACTCAGAGGTTTTATGTTTGATGAGAGTCGGCAGAAATTCAGACTGGCTCCGTCTGTTCGGAAGCACCGAG GTCACCATTGGACGTGGTGTGGATGTAACCTACCAGCTGTTGTCTCCAACTTGTCCCCTGATGATCTCCAGGCTGCACTGTACTTTCAAACAAAGAGAAGATGGCCAGTGGACTGTGACAGACAAGAAG AGTCTCAatggtgtgtgggtaaatgGAAATCGCATACCTGCTGAAGAAGCCCATCAGCTGAGGCTTGGAGATTCCATACAGCTTGGGGTTCCTGTAATTGGAACCAAAGTGGAATTTGACTATATCCTCGTTCAGCGGACCCTCAAAGACATTAAACCGTTTCTGGCAAAGGGACATAGAGACGTTGCTAAAGCAGCCCATGTTTTCAAGAAGCCCAAGCGAAAGTTGACCGTGGAAGAAGTCGAGCCGTCTACCTCAAAGCCCAAGCTTTATCGCTGCTCTTCGGCAGACAAGTCGTTTGCAAAGCCCTGCCCTCTGTCGCCAGTGAAACGCCAGCAGAGGCTCAGTCACAGCCAGCCAGCGGAAACTGGAACCAGCAGTGTCCAGGAGGTGGACCAGCCGTCAGATGGCTCCAGCACTCTGTGTGACATGGACAACCTGCAGAT GTACAGCCAGAACATCCTGATGCTGAAGGAGCAGGTGGACGACACCCAGAGACAGGTGGCCTCGCTGGGTGGAGAGCCTCAGAGGGCTGATCCACTCAGAGAGGAGCAGGTCAGGGAGCTGCAGGGTCAGCTGGAGGCGCTCAGAGCCAAGATGCACCGCATGGAGACGTTAAAAAAGTCCTTCAGTGAAACTAAAAGACAGCTGGAG gcacagaaaacaaagcaacaagAGGATCTTATGAAAAAACAGTTGGAAGAAGCCTTACAAGAG CAAAAGAAAGTAATAGATGAGCTGGCCCTTTCCCGGCAAGCCTTTGAAGAGATTCTCTTGGCCAAAAACAAAGAACTGGAAGTGACAAAG gaggagaaagaaaaggcaagaGCCCAAAAAGAGGAAGTAGTCACACAAGTGACTGAAGTTCTGGAAAACGAGCTTCAGTGCATCATCTGCTCCGAGCTCTTCATTGAG GCAGTCATTCTGAACTGCGCTCACAGCTTCTGCTGTCACTGCATTAAGCAGTGGCGCAAAAAGAAAGACGAGTGTCCCATCTGCAGACAGGCCATTCAGTCCCAGACCCGCTGCCTGGCCCTGGACAACTGCATCAACAGCATGGTGGAAAATCTGAGCCTGGACATGAAGGCGAGGCGGCAGACGCTCATCTCtgagaggaaag AGAAGCAAGCTTGTGACCAAGATGTCATCTGCTCAG CAGCTGCCTCCGCTCAGGTGATGGTGATCGATGATGAcgacagcagcaggagcagcagcagcagcagcagcggcagtgacagtgacagtgacagtgacggCAGCATGGTGTCCATAGACAGTAGTCTCAGCTCTGTGGTCTCCGTGGACACAGACAGTAGCATCCAGTTGAACTCCAGCCCGCCCTACAGTGGTTACTCTGATGAAAGTGTTGATGAGTTTGAGGATTAG
- the rnf8 gene encoding E3 ubiquitin-protein ligase rnf8 isoform X3 → METVTTDASAAEEDECSDSEVLCLMRVGRNSDWLRLFGSTEVTIGRGVDVTYQLLSPTCPLMISRLHCTFKQREDGQWTVTDKKSLNGVWVNGNRIPAEEAHQLRLGDSIQLGVPVIGTKVEFDYILVQRTLKDIKPFLAKGHRDVAKAAHVFKKPKRKLTVEEVEPSTSKPKLYRCSSADKSFAKPCPLSPVKRQQRLSHSQPAETGTSSVQEVDQPSDGSSTLCDMDNLQMYSQNILMLKEQVDDTQRQVASLGGEPQRADPLREEQVRELQGQLEALRAKMHRMETLKKSFSETKRQLEAQKTKQQEDLMKKQLEEALQEQKKVIDELALSRQAFEEILLAKNKELEVTKEEKEKARAQKEEVVTQVTEVLENELQCIICSELFIEAVILNCAHSFCCHCIKQWRKKKDECPICRQAIQSQTRCLALDNCINSMVENLSLDMKARRQTLISERKGEREASL, encoded by the exons ATGGAAACTGTAACGACGGATGCGTCTGCGGCTGAGGAGGACGAATGTTCAGACTCAGAGGTTTTATGTTTGATGAGAGTCGGCAGAAATTCAGACTGGCTCCGTCTGTTCGGAAGCACCGAG GTCACCATTGGACGTGGTGTGGATGTAACCTACCAGCTGTTGTCTCCAACTTGTCCCCTGATGATCTCCAGGCTGCACTGTACTTTCAAACAAAGAGAAGATGGCCAGTGGACTGTGACAGACAAGAAG AGTCTCAatggtgtgtgggtaaatgGAAATCGCATACCTGCTGAAGAAGCCCATCAGCTGAGGCTTGGAGATTCCATACAGCTTGGGGTTCCTGTAATTGGAACCAAAGTGGAATTTGACTATATCCTCGTTCAGCGGACCCTCAAAGACATTAAACCGTTTCTGGCAAAGGGACATAGAGACGTTGCTAAAGCAGCCCATGTTTTCAAGAAGCCCAAGCGAAAGTTGACCGTGGAAGAAGTCGAGCCGTCTACCTCAAAGCCCAAGCTTTATCGCTGCTCTTCGGCAGACAAGTCGTTTGCAAAGCCCTGCCCTCTGTCGCCAGTGAAACGCCAGCAGAGGCTCAGTCACAGCCAGCCAGCGGAAACTGGAACCAGCAGTGTCCAGGAGGTGGACCAGCCGTCAGATGGCTCCAGCACTCTGTGTGACATGGACAACCTGCAGAT GTACAGCCAGAACATCCTGATGCTGAAGGAGCAGGTGGACGACACCCAGAGACAGGTGGCCTCGCTGGGTGGAGAGCCTCAGAGGGCTGATCCACTCAGAGAGGAGCAGGTCAGGGAGCTGCAGGGTCAGCTGGAGGCGCTCAGAGCCAAGATGCACCGCATGGAGACGTTAAAAAAGTCCTTCAGTGAAACTAAAAGACAGCTGGAG gcacagaaaacaaagcaacaagAGGATCTTATGAAAAAACAGTTGGAAGAAGCCTTACAAGAG CAAAAGAAAGTAATAGATGAGCTGGCCCTTTCCCGGCAAGCCTTTGAAGAGATTCTCTTGGCCAAAAACAAAGAACTGGAAGTGACAAAG gaggagaaagaaaaggcaagaGCCCAAAAAGAGGAAGTAGTCACACAAGTGACTGAAGTTCTGGAAAACGAGCTTCAGTGCATCATCTGCTCCGAGCTCTTCATTGAG GCAGTCATTCTGAACTGCGCTCACAGCTTCTGCTGTCACTGCATTAAGCAGTGGCGCAAAAAGAAAGACGAGTGTCCCATCTGCAGACAGGCCATTCAGTCCCAGACCCGCTGCCTGGCCCTGGACAACTGCATCAACAGCATGGTGGAAAATCTGAGCCTGGACATGAAGGCGAGGCGGCAGACGCTCATCTCtgagaggaaaggtgagag AGAAGCAAGCTTGTGA